One genomic region from Phragmites australis chromosome 1, lpPhrAust1.1, whole genome shotgun sequence encodes:
- the LOC133927847 gene encoding uncharacterized protein LOC133927847 isoform X2 has product MASAGGGAAGEGEWLKVAELRAMVEAQDPQAKEVDNLTLRRFLRARDHNVDKASTMFLRFLRWRKEAVPDGFVPEERVRGELSQDKVFMGGVDRTGRPILVGFLARHFSANRDMAEFKNFVVYFFDKICARIPRGQEKFLCIVDLKGWGYSNCDVRAYIAAIEIMQNYYPERLGKALMIHVPYIFMKAWKMVYPFIDNNTRDKFVFVDDKSLQETLHREIDESQLPEFLGGEMPLIPLKDYAQQSQSI; this is encoded by the exons atggcgagTGCTGGAGGTGGAGCGGCAGGGGAAGGGGAGTGGCTCAAGGTCGCCGAGCTGAGGGCCATGGTGGAGGCGCAGGACCCGCAGGCCAAG GAGGTGGACAACCTGACGCTGCGGAGGTTCCTGCGCGCGCGCGACCACAACGTGGACAAGGCCTCCACCATGTTCCTCAGGTTCCTCAGGTGGAGGAAGGAAGCGGTGCCCGACGGCTTCGTGCCGGAGGAGCGGGTGCGGGGTGAGCTCTCGCAGGACAAGGTGTTCATGGGCGGCGTCGACAGGACCGGCCGCCCCATCCTCGTCGGCTTCCTGGCCAGGCATTTCTCCGCCAACCGCGACATGGCCGAGTTCAAGA ATTTTGTTGTCTACTTCTTCGACAAGATCTGTGCCAG GATCCCCAGAGGGCAGGAGAAGTTCCTCTGCATCGTGGATCTTAAGGGCTGGGGGTACTCCAACTGCGATGTCCGAGCCTACATTGCAGCTATAGAGATCATGCAG AACTACTACCCGGAGCGGCTCGGCAAGGCGCTGATGATCCATGTGCCCTACATCTTCATGAAGGCGTGGAAGATGGTCTACCCGTTCATCGACAACAACACCAGGGACAAG TTCGTTTTCGTGGACGACAAGAGCCTGCAGGAGACTCTGCACCGGGAGATCGACGAAAGCCAGCTCCCGGAGTTTCTTGGCGGAGAAATGCCTTTAATTCCTCTCAAGGACTATGCGCAGCAGTCTCAGTCTATTTAA
- the LOC133927833 gene encoding uncharacterized protein LOC133927833, whose product MASAGGGAAGEGEWLKVAELRAMVEAQDPRAKEVDNLTLRRFLRARDHNVDKASAMFLRFLRWRKEAAPDGFVPEERVRGQLSQDKVCMGGVDRAGRPILVGFPARHYSANRDMAEFKSFVAYFFDKICARIPRGQEKFLCIVDLKGWGYSNCDVRAYIAAIEIMQNYYPERLGKALMIHVPYIFMKAWKMVYPFIDNNTRDKFVFVDDKSLQETLHREIDESQLPEFLGGKMPLITVKDDVQQSQSV is encoded by the exons atggcgagcGCTGGAGGTGGAGCGGCAGGGGAAGGGGAGTGGCTCAAGGTCGCCGAGTTGAGGGCCATGGTCGAAGCGCAGGACCCCCGCGCCAAG GAGGTGGACAACCTGACGCTGCGGAGGTTCCTGCGCGCGCGCGACCACAACGTGGACAAGGCCTCCGCCATGTTCCTCAGGTTCCTCAGGTGGCGGAAGGAGGCGGCGCCCGACGGCTTCGTGCCGGAGGAGCGGGTTCGGGGGCAGCTCTCGCAGGACAAGGTCTGCATGGGCGGCGTCGACAGGGCAGGCCGCCCCATCCTCGTCGGCTTCCCGGCCAGGCACTACTCCGCCAATCGCGACATGGCAGAGTTCAAGA GTTTTGTTGCCTACTTCTTCGACAAGATCTGTGCCAG GATCCCCAGAGGCCAGGAGAAGTTCCTCTGCATCGTGGATCTTAAGGGCTGGGGGTACTCCAACTGCGATGTCCGAGCCTACATTGCAGCTATAGAGATCATGCAG AACTACTACCCGGAGCGGCTCGGCAAGGCGCTGATGATCCATGTGCCCTACATCTTCATGAAGGCGTGGAAGATGGTCTACCCGTTCATCGACAACAACACCAGGGACAAG TTCGTTTTCGTGGACGACAAGAGCCTGCAGGAGACGCTGCACCGGGAGATCGACGAGAGCCAGCTCCCGGAGTTCCTTGGCGGGAAGATGCCTCTGATTACCGTCAAGGACGACGTACAGCAGTCTCAGTCGGTTTAA
- the LOC133927824 gene encoding probable glucuronosyltransferase Os01g0926700 — protein MRRWVLAIAILAAASAATLFLGAEAQAVQQGHQTERISGSAGDVLEDDPVGRLKVYVYDLPSKYNKKLLKKDPRCLNHMFAAEIFMHRFLLSSAVRTSNPDEADWFYTPVYATCDLTPSGLPLPFKSPRMMRSAIELIATNWPYWNRSEGADHFFVTPHDFGACFHYQEEKAIGRGILPLLQRATLVQTFGQKNHVCLKDGSITIPPYAPPQKMQGHLIPPDTPRSIFVYFRGLFYDTSNDPEGGYYARGARASVWENFKNNPLFDISTDHPPTYYEDMQRSVFCLCPLGWAPWSPRLVEAVVFGCIPVIIADDIVLPFADAIPWEEIGVFVAEEDVPKLDSILTSIPTDVILRKQRLLANPSMKQAMLFPQPAQAGDAFHQILNGLARKLPHGDNVFLKPGERALNWTAGPPGDLKPW, from the exons ATGAGGAGGTGGGTCTTGGCCATCGCCATTCTTGCTGCTGCTTCGGCTGCAACGCTCTTCCTGGGGGCTGAGGCCCAGGCAGTGCAGCAGGGCCACCAGACAGAGAGGATCTCAG GAAGTGCCGGTGATGTGTTAGAAGATGACCCTGTTGGGAGGCTCAAGGTCTATGTCTACGACCTCCCCAGTAAATACAACAAGAAGCTGCTGAAGAAGGATCCTAGGTGCCTGAACCACATGTTTGCTGCCGAGATCTTCATGCACCGATTCCTGTTGTCAAGCGCAGTCCGAACTTCTAATCCTGATGAAGCGGATTGGTTCTACACACCCGTATACGCAACATGCGATCTGACTCCTTCGGGTCTTCCCTTGCCTTTCAAGTCTCCTCGAATGATGCGTAGCGCAATTGAGCTGATTGCCACGAACTGGCCTTACTGGAATAGATCAGAGGGCGCAGATCACTTCTTTGTCACACCACATGACTTTGGTGCTTGCTTCCATTATCAG GAAGAGAAAGCGATTGGGCGTGGAATCCTTCCTTTGCTTCAGCGTGCGACACTGGTTCAGACCTTTGGACAGAAGAACCATGTCTGCCTGAAGGACGGCTCTATCACCATTCCGCCGTATGCGCCTCCGCAGAAAATGCAGGGTCACCTTATCCCTCCAGACACCCCTCGATCCATCTTCGTGTACTTCCGCGGCCTGTTCTACGACACCAGCAATGATCCTGAGGGTGGTTATTATGCGAG GGGTGCTCGTGCATCTGTCTGGGagaacttcaagaacaaccCGCTCTTCGACATCTCAACCGATCACCCGCCTACATACTATGAAGACATGCAGCGGTCAGTGTTCTGCTTGTGCCCATTGGGCTGGGCACCATGGAGTCCCAGGCTAGTGGAAGCCGTGGTTTTCGGCTGCATCCCGGTGATCATCGCAGATGACATCGTCCTGCCCTTCGCGGACGCCATCCCGTGGGAGGAAATTGGCGTGTTCGTGGCCGAAGAGGATGTCCCGAAGCTGGACAGCATCCTGACATCCATTCCAACAGATGTAATATTGAGGAAGCAACGGCTGCTCGCGAACCCGTCGATGAAGCAGGCCATGCTGTTCCCCCAGCCTGCTCAGGCTGGGGATGCATTCCATCAGATTCTGAACGGGCTTGCACGCAAGCTCCCGCACGGTGACAATGTCTTTTTGAAGCCCGGAGAGAGGGCCCTGAACTGGACTGCTGGACCGCCGGGCGACCTGAAGCCTTGGTAG
- the LOC133927847 gene encoding uncharacterized protein LOC133927847 isoform X1: MASAGGGAAGEGEWLKVAELRAMVEAQDPQAKQEVDNLTLRRFLRARDHNVDKASTMFLRFLRWRKEAVPDGFVPEERVRGELSQDKVFMGGVDRTGRPILVGFLARHFSANRDMAEFKNFVVYFFDKICARIPRGQEKFLCIVDLKGWGYSNCDVRAYIAAIEIMQNYYPERLGKALMIHVPYIFMKAWKMVYPFIDNNTRDKFVFVDDKSLQETLHREIDESQLPEFLGGEMPLIPLKDYAQQSQSI; this comes from the exons atggcgagTGCTGGAGGTGGAGCGGCAGGGGAAGGGGAGTGGCTCAAGGTCGCCGAGCTGAGGGCCATGGTGGAGGCGCAGGACCCGCAGGCCAAG CAGGAGGTGGACAACCTGACGCTGCGGAGGTTCCTGCGCGCGCGCGACCACAACGTGGACAAGGCCTCCACCATGTTCCTCAGGTTCCTCAGGTGGAGGAAGGAAGCGGTGCCCGACGGCTTCGTGCCGGAGGAGCGGGTGCGGGGTGAGCTCTCGCAGGACAAGGTGTTCATGGGCGGCGTCGACAGGACCGGCCGCCCCATCCTCGTCGGCTTCCTGGCCAGGCATTTCTCCGCCAACCGCGACATGGCCGAGTTCAAGA ATTTTGTTGTCTACTTCTTCGACAAGATCTGTGCCAG GATCCCCAGAGGGCAGGAGAAGTTCCTCTGCATCGTGGATCTTAAGGGCTGGGGGTACTCCAACTGCGATGTCCGAGCCTACATTGCAGCTATAGAGATCATGCAG AACTACTACCCGGAGCGGCTCGGCAAGGCGCTGATGATCCATGTGCCCTACATCTTCATGAAGGCGTGGAAGATGGTCTACCCGTTCATCGACAACAACACCAGGGACAAG TTCGTTTTCGTGGACGACAAGAGCCTGCAGGAGACTCTGCACCGGGAGATCGACGAAAGCCAGCTCCCGGAGTTTCTTGGCGGAGAAATGCCTTTAATTCCTCTCAAGGACTATGCGCAGCAGTCTCAGTCTATTTAA